The following are from one region of the Hemitrygon akajei chromosome 31, sHemAka1.3, whole genome shotgun sequence genome:
- the prrg2 gene encoding transmembrane gamma-carboxyglutamic acid protein 2: MVTRCFLHGVFLLWLLASTHCTDARALTHQGDAGRKVFMDEREAATFLNRKLLYNSWDFELLTPGNIERECREEVCNYEEAREIFEDDKATLQFWKNYKQNQKPGGPTAHKFDVAGLVAGLIAAFVLLILIGLLVVYFCKQSGKRSERPPEYHGQVANVASQPAPRPSEELPLNTLEASAPGLPSYEEALRRSGHYDAPPPPYAGGSMREQQPS; this comes from the exons ATGGTCACCCGCTGCTTCCTGCATGGCGTGTTTCTGTTGTGGCTGCTGGCCAGTACTCACTGTACCGACGCACGTGCACTGACCCATCAAGGAGATGCTGGACGGAAAG TGTTTATGGATGAACGTGAAGCGGCCACCTTCTTAAACCGGAAGCTGCTCTACAATAGCTGGGATTTTGAGCTCTTAACTCCAGGAAATATTGAACGTGAATGCCGTGAAGAGGTGTGCAATTACGAGGAGGCACGGGAAATCTTCGAGGATGATAAGGCGACG CTTCAGTTCTGGAAAAACTACAAGCAGAACCAGAAGCCGG GAGGCCCCACTGCACACAAGTTTGACGTCGCCGGCTTGGTGGCAGGCCTTATCGCTGCCTTCGTCCTCCTCATCCTGATTGGACTCCTGGTGGTCTACTTCTGCAAGCAGAGTGGGAAGCGGAGTGAGAG ACCTCCAGAGTACCACGGGCAAGTCGCAAACGTGGCCAGCCAACCAGCCCCGAGACCGAGCGAGGAGCTGCCCCTGAACACCCTGGAGGCCAGTGCTCCTGGTCTTCCTTCCTACGAGGAGGCTCTGAGGAGATCGGGCCATTACGATGCCCCACCCCCTCCGTATGCTGG GGGGTCCATGCGGGAGCAACAACCCAGCTGA